In Stieleria varia, one genomic interval encodes:
- a CDS encoding MazG nucleotide pyrophosphohydrolase domain-containing protein, which translates to MSSNSELSVADLQQHIRQMYYEKDVARGVDGTFMWLMEEVGELASALRGNDKENLAEEFADVIAWLATIANVAGVDLNAALVAKYGHGCPGCKRLVCECPDSEKP; encoded by the coding sequence ATGTCATCTAACAGCGAGCTTTCCGTGGCAGATTTGCAGCAGCATATCCGCCAAATGTACTACGAGAAGGACGTTGCACGGGGGGTCGATGGCACCTTCATGTGGCTGATGGAGGAGGTTGGCGAGTTGGCATCGGCGCTGAGGGGCAACGACAAAGAAAATTTGGCGGAGGAGTTCGCCGACGTGATTGCCTGGCTCGCGACGATCGCCAACGTCGCTGGAGTCGATCTGAATGCCGCCTTGGTCGCAAAGTACGGACACGGGTGTCCCGGTTGCAAGCGTTTGGTTTGTGAATGCCCCGATTCGGAGAAACCGTGA
- a CDS encoding sulfotransferase family protein: MHSDRTSHSEAKLPVDVNAHTGITSGSTEKSAQELAGPNKPDKSVPSKPAPDKQFHPYPFWAPRFWHGMRPLTWIGLLREGGFRVHPSRWNHLWGVSTTVGFNTLLTLIQNVWMRRRLANAELHGPPVFIVGHWRSGTTLLHELMVRDERYSSPSTFQCFAPHHFLVSEWAFQRFGSWLLPGKRPMDNMNAGWNRPQEDEFALMNLGLPSPYRRIAFPNNGPVDLNYLDFENVSEEDIETWLAALRRFMLAVSTVTGRPLVIKSPTHTGRIGVLAKAFPDARFIHMTRDPRALYPSTCRLWRSLNEIQGLQKPDHSGESEYVVECLARMYRAFERDRKEIEPHRLIDVRYEDLTANPVQTMQTIYETLHLSDFDFVRNEIETWAQNEHQDYRTNEHHLSPLDEAMLKEAWKEYFENYGYL, from the coding sequence ATGCACAGTGACCGAACCTCCCATTCCGAGGCGAAATTGCCGGTCGACGTGAACGCTCACACCGGGATCACTTCTGGGTCGACCGAGAAATCGGCTCAGGAACTTGCTGGACCTAACAAGCCCGACAAATCTGTCCCCAGCAAACCGGCACCGGACAAACAATTTCATCCCTACCCGTTCTGGGCTCCGCGGTTTTGGCATGGGATGAGACCGCTGACATGGATCGGCCTGCTGCGTGAAGGTGGATTTCGAGTTCATCCCAGTCGCTGGAATCATCTCTGGGGTGTCAGCACCACCGTCGGCTTCAACACCCTGCTGACCCTGATTCAGAACGTCTGGATGCGCCGACGCTTGGCCAATGCGGAGTTACACGGACCGCCGGTGTTCATCGTGGGACACTGGCGCAGCGGAACAACGTTGCTGCACGAGTTGATGGTTCGCGATGAACGCTACAGCAGCCCCTCCACCTTCCAGTGCTTTGCCCCACATCACTTTCTGGTCAGTGAGTGGGCGTTTCAACGATTCGGCAGCTGGTTGCTACCGGGCAAACGTCCGATGGACAACATGAATGCGGGCTGGAACCGGCCACAAGAAGACGAGTTTGCACTCATGAACCTTGGCCTCCCCTCACCCTACCGACGCATTGCGTTTCCCAACAACGGGCCGGTCGATCTGAATTATCTGGACTTCGAGAACGTTTCAGAAGAAGACATCGAGACGTGGTTGGCCGCACTGCGACGTTTCATGCTGGCGGTCAGCACGGTCACAGGCCGACCGCTGGTGATCAAGAGCCCAACGCACACAGGTCGCATCGGAGTCCTGGCCAAAGCGTTTCCCGACGCTCGATTCATTCACATGACCCGCGACCCGCGCGCTCTGTATCCCTCGACGTGCCGGCTGTGGCGAAGCCTCAATGAGATCCAAGGCTTGCAAAAGCCTGACCACTCAGGCGAATCAGAGTATGTCGTCGAATGCTTGGCTCGAATGTATCGGGCGTTTGAAAGAGACCGCAAAGAAATCGAGCCCCATCGACTGATCGATGTACGCTATGAAGATCTGACGGCGAATCCCGTTCAGACGATGCAAACCATTTATGAAACGCTACACCTGAGCGATTTTGACTTCGTTCGCAATGAGATAGAAACCTGGGCACAAAACGAACACCAGGACTATCGCACCAATGAACACCATTTGTCACCCCTTGACGAAGCCATGCTGAAAGAAGCCTGGAAAGAATATTTCGAAAACTATGGCTATCTATAG
- a CDS encoding 3-keto-disaccharide hydrolase — translation MKHTYFAAITLALLIHCGCKQQTANTDPVATATADTTRGENEPFVFEPQAYEASAEQLLAARLEPAEAAEGWVRLFDGHTLFGWEMAGQVNWHVEDQSLVADKGEQGLICTSTTWQDFEVTAEFNATETTNSGIFVRTPLEPMDPKIDCYEINIAPDSNAFPTGSLVGRQKVDAEKAGKQTPGQWRRMTIRAQGNEITVMLGTEIVCQYTDTVPVPARRIGLQHNSGRIAFRDIRIRPLGLKSTLDPELSQWTKYPEMPGSFSVNEDGELHVQGGRTQLETKERYGDFVLLADYKMPDPKINSGIFFRCIPGDEMMGYECQVSNEIKDGNPLTPVDHGTGGIFKRQTARVVAGNPDDWSTVLLMANGDHIAAWVGGVHVSDWQDTREPHENPRKGKRTEPGTIMIQGHDPTTDVLFRQIMIAPITVPTLDATDDSTNDESK, via the coding sequence GTGAAACATACTTACTTTGCCGCCATCACCTTGGCACTGCTGATTCACTGCGGTTGCAAACAACAAACGGCAAACACGGATCCTGTTGCCACGGCAACTGCCGACACAACGCGAGGGGAAAACGAACCTTTTGTGTTCGAGCCACAGGCTTACGAGGCGAGCGCGGAACAACTGTTGGCCGCACGATTGGAGCCCGCCGAAGCCGCAGAGGGATGGGTACGCTTGTTCGACGGACACACCTTGTTTGGCTGGGAAATGGCCGGCCAAGTCAACTGGCACGTCGAGGACCAATCGCTCGTGGCCGACAAAGGAGAACAGGGACTGATCTGCACGTCCACCACTTGGCAAGATTTTGAAGTCACGGCCGAATTCAACGCGACCGAAACGACCAACAGCGGAATCTTTGTCCGCACCCCTCTGGAGCCCATGGACCCCAAGATCGATTGCTACGAGATCAACATCGCTCCGGACTCCAACGCCTTTCCGACAGGCAGCCTGGTTGGTCGACAAAAGGTTGATGCGGAAAAGGCTGGAAAGCAGACTCCCGGTCAATGGCGACGCATGACCATTCGCGCTCAAGGCAACGAAATCACCGTCATGCTGGGCACCGAAATCGTTTGTCAGTACACCGACACGGTCCCCGTTCCCGCCCGCCGAATAGGACTGCAACACAACTCCGGACGCATCGCCTTTCGCGACATCCGCATTCGACCACTGGGATTAAAATCAACCCTCGACCCTGAACTCTCCCAATGGACCAAGTACCCGGAGATGCCGGGCAGTTTTAGCGTCAACGAAGACGGTGAATTGCATGTCCAAGGCGGACGGACGCAATTGGAAACCAAAGAGCGCTACGGTGACTTTGTCCTGCTGGCGGATTACAAGATGCCCGATCCAAAGATCAACTCGGGGATCTTCTTTCGATGCATTCCCGGCGATGAAATGATGGGCTATGAATGCCAAGTCAGCAACGAAATCAAGGATGGCAACCCGCTGACTCCGGTGGATCACGGCACCGGCGGAATCTTCAAACGACAGACCGCCCGCGTGGTCGCAGGCAATCCGGACGACTGGTCGACGGTGTTGCTGATGGCAAACGGCGACCACATCGCAGCCTGGGTCGGTGGCGTCCACGTCAGCGACTGGCAAGATACACGCGAACCTCACGAAAATCCACGCAAGGGCAAACGAACCGAGCCCGGCACGATCATGATCCAAGGTCACGACCCAACCACCGATGTGTTGTTCCGTCAAATCATGATCGCTCCGATCACTGTGCCGACACTCGACGCAACGGATGATTCGACCAACGACGAATCCAAGTAA
- a CDS encoding MBL fold metallo-hydrolase: protein MHLQHHGGHQGVTGSCHQLTFSSGKSVLVDCGLFQGSDARRHPNLEIEFPLDGIEALLLTHVHIDHVGRLPYLMAAGFDGPIYCTQPTAKMLPLTIEDAIKIGFTRKERMIDAFQETVAKRLRPIPYHVWTEILPGVQIRVSPAGHILGSCYFEIDADGRRAVFSGDLGAPHAPLLKDPQPPERADLLVLESTYGDKCHDGREHRQQTLENILRKTLEDKGVTIIPAFSLGRTQELLYEMNGIFERIQQQSGRSIMKSVDVIVDSPLASRFTKVYEDLQPFWDAEAQHVLTYDDQPLMFENLTTIDDHDEHQSTLDYLAQSDLPAIVIAGSGMCTGGRVVNYLKRLLDRPTTDVLFVGYQSHGTPGRDIQAGRKSVRIHGEELKIRADVHTISGYSAHADQQNLIDFVTGMDSPPQEVVLVHGEDGPKKILGEKLSEHGINVR from the coding sequence ATGCATCTGCAACATCACGGCGGACATCAGGGCGTCACGGGTTCGTGCCACCAACTGACCTTCTCCTCGGGAAAGTCCGTGTTGGTCGATTGTGGGCTCTTTCAAGGCTCCGATGCCCGGCGACATCCGAACTTGGAGATCGAGTTTCCGCTCGATGGCATCGAAGCCCTGTTGTTGACACACGTGCACATCGACCACGTCGGACGATTGCCGTATCTGATGGCCGCCGGTTTTGACGGTCCGATTTATTGCACCCAGCCGACAGCCAAGATGCTGCCGCTGACCATCGAAGACGCGATCAAGATCGGATTCACTCGCAAGGAACGCATGATCGACGCGTTTCAAGAAACCGTCGCAAAACGATTGCGTCCCATCCCCTACCACGTCTGGACCGAAATCCTGCCAGGCGTCCAAATCCGAGTCTCACCCGCCGGACACATCCTCGGCTCGTGCTACTTTGAAATCGATGCCGATGGCCGACGCGCGGTGTTCTCCGGTGACTTGGGCGCGCCACATGCACCGCTGCTCAAAGATCCCCAACCGCCCGAGCGTGCGGACCTGCTGGTCCTCGAATCGACCTACGGGGACAAGTGCCATGACGGACGCGAACATCGACAACAGACGCTGGAGAACATCCTCCGTAAGACACTGGAGGACAAAGGCGTCACGATCATTCCCGCTTTCAGCCTCGGACGCACACAAGAACTGCTGTACGAAATGAACGGGATCTTTGAACGGATCCAGCAACAGTCAGGACGCAGCATCATGAAATCGGTCGATGTCATCGTCGACTCGCCACTGGCATCGCGGTTCACCAAAGTCTACGAGGACTTGCAGCCGTTCTGGGATGCGGAAGCACAGCATGTGCTGACCTATGACGACCAACCGCTGATGTTCGAGAACCTGACCACGATCGATGACCACGACGAACACCAGTCGACCCTGGACTACTTGGCCCAAAGCGATCTGCCGGCGATCGTTATCGCGGGCAGCGGGATGTGTACCGGCGGCCGCGTCGTGAACTACCTGAAACGTCTGCTCGATCGCCCCACCACCGACGTCCTGTTCGTCGGTTATCAAAGCCACGGCACACCCGGTCGGGACATCCAAGCCGGCCGCAAGTCCGTGCGAATTCACGGTGAGGAATTGAAAATCCGCGCCGATGTCCACACGATCTCCGGCTACTCGGCTCATGCGGACCAACAAAACCTGATCGATTTCGTCACCGGCATGGATTCACCGCCACAGGAAGTCGTGTTGGTGCACGGAGAAGATGGCCCGAAAAAAATCCTCGGTGAAAAACTCTCCGAACACGGCATCAACGTGCGATGA
- a CDS encoding metallophosphoesterase family protein, giving the protein MSRTIAIGDIHGCFDALLRLIDRLNLSGEDKLVFLGDYINRGPDSLSVVRWLRQQTRQRDWICLRGNHEIMFLEEQVGHWHSGQSSDEDLDQADDEKWTSGDVDFLRELLPYHETDQHIFVHACVYGDMPMSEQPEYILHWEPFESMTRPESSKKVICGHTAQKSGVPLQNDFAVCIDTNCCRGGWLTGLDVGSGQFFQTNQDGEVRDGWLDGWL; this is encoded by the coding sequence GTGTCCAGGACGATTGCGATCGGCGACATTCACGGCTGTTTCGATGCTTTGTTGCGACTCATCGATCGCTTGAACTTGAGCGGCGAGGACAAGCTCGTCTTTCTGGGAGACTACATCAATCGGGGGCCGGATTCCCTGTCGGTTGTCCGATGGTTGCGTCAGCAGACTCGGCAACGCGATTGGATTTGTTTGCGTGGCAACCACGAGATCATGTTCCTGGAAGAGCAAGTCGGGCATTGGCATTCTGGTCAGTCAAGCGATGAGGATCTGGACCAGGCTGATGATGAGAAATGGACATCCGGTGATGTGGATTTCTTGCGTGAGTTGCTGCCGTATCACGAGACCGATCAGCATATCTTTGTGCACGCGTGTGTTTACGGCGACATGCCGATGAGCGAGCAACCCGAGTACATCTTGCACTGGGAACCGTTTGAATCGATGACACGACCGGAGTCCAGCAAAAAAGTCATCTGCGGGCACACGGCGCAGAAAAGCGGTGTGCCGTTGCAAAATGATTTTGCCGTGTGCATCGACACCAACTGTTGCCGTGGTGGTTGGTTAACCGGTTTGGACGTCGGCAGTGGACAGTTTTTTCAAACCAACCAAGACGGCGAAGTCCGCGACGGTTGGCTGGATGGTTGGCTGTGA
- a CDS encoding RtcB family protein: MEMIETGEATAILPAGNHHSPVKVFGTEAIRATFDELCLQQAINSRTAPGVTQVVLNPDAHCGYGAPIGCVLASPTHVYPGPVGYDIKCSMSLLQTDLPADAVSTREIRRELIHAICRRIPTGMGKGARDVPKSRKVDEKLGAAAMCEGASSDVLAKLGIPTSWAERCEDAFHRGHDDSVDSLRQRLYELRQGRVFNKFRERVQQLGSYGGGNHFGECEVVDVVDQPEARATAEVFGLRDGHVAFLSHCGSRGIGHRLATGQFRALEAKFDQWGIPYPGNDKQLVHAPLGTPEADAYLDDMALGANFATVNHLLINQLVLEAFQEVIPGTQGTLVYFISHNIARQEIVDNRPTWVHRKGATRAFPAGHHALRQTPFADTGHPILLPGNPQAGSSVMVASEGARESCYSVNHGAGRMLGRRRAIKELDQKTVDDSFTDADILTNCRRYPKDEAPAAYKDFDEVLRSVEKAGLATEVARLRARFVIKDASDADD; encoded by the coding sequence ATGGAGATGATCGAGACCGGTGAAGCCACGGCGATTTTGCCGGCGGGCAATCATCATTCGCCGGTGAAAGTTTTTGGCACCGAAGCGATCCGCGCGACCTTTGATGAGTTGTGTTTGCAGCAAGCGATCAATTCGCGGACGGCGCCGGGGGTCACGCAGGTCGTGCTCAACCCCGATGCGCATTGTGGATACGGTGCGCCGATCGGTTGCGTGCTGGCGTCGCCCACGCATGTGTATCCTGGGCCGGTGGGTTACGACATCAAGTGTTCCATGAGCCTGTTGCAAACCGACTTGCCCGCCGACGCAGTGTCGACGCGTGAAATCCGGCGTGAGTTGATTCACGCGATTTGTCGACGCATTCCGACGGGGATGGGCAAGGGAGCGCGTGACGTGCCGAAGTCTCGCAAGGTCGATGAGAAACTCGGTGCCGCGGCGATGTGCGAAGGCGCATCGTCAGACGTCTTGGCCAAGTTGGGCATCCCGACGAGTTGGGCCGAGCGTTGCGAAGACGCATTTCATCGCGGACACGACGATTCCGTCGATTCGCTGCGTCAACGCTTGTACGAACTGCGACAGGGCAGGGTGTTCAACAAGTTTCGCGAGCGTGTCCAGCAGTTGGGTTCCTACGGCGGCGGCAATCACTTCGGTGAATGCGAAGTCGTCGATGTGGTGGACCAACCCGAGGCACGCGCGACCGCGGAAGTGTTTGGTTTACGTGACGGGCACGTTGCGTTCTTGTCTCACTGCGGTTCGCGTGGCATCGGGCACCGATTGGCGACCGGTCAGTTTCGCGCGTTGGAGGCAAAATTTGATCAATGGGGAATTCCGTATCCGGGCAACGACAAGCAACTGGTTCATGCGCCGTTGGGAACACCCGAGGCCGATGCGTACTTGGACGACATGGCACTGGGAGCAAACTTCGCCACGGTCAACCATCTGTTGATCAACCAACTGGTCTTGGAAGCGTTTCAAGAAGTCATTCCCGGAACACAAGGGACCCTGGTGTATTTCATCAGTCACAACATCGCCCGCCAAGAAATCGTCGACAACCGACCGACTTGGGTGCATCGCAAGGGAGCGACGCGAGCGTTTCCGGCGGGGCATCACGCATTGCGTCAGACTCCGTTTGCCGACACCGGTCATCCGATCTTGTTGCCCGGAAACCCACAAGCCGGTTCCAGCGTGATGGTGGCCAGCGAGGGCGCGCGCGAAAGCTGCTACAGTGTGAATCACGGTGCCGGACGGATGCTCGGCCGACGACGTGCGATCAAGGAGCTGGATCAGAAAACGGTCGATGACTCGTTCACCGATGCCGATATCTTGACGAACTGTCGCAGGTACCCCAAAGATGAGGCGCCAGCGGCGTACAAGGATTTCGACGAAGTGCTGCGTAGTGTAGAAAAGGCAGGTCTGGCGACCGAGGTCGCGCGACTACGGGCACGTTTCGTCATCAAAGACGCGTCAGATGCGGATGACTGA
- the ispH gene encoding 4-hydroxy-3-methylbut-2-enyl diphosphate reductase: MKITLAAPRGFCAGVNMAIDSLDLALKKFGPPVYVYHEIVHNQYVVNRFKEEGAVFVDSISEVPESSVLLFSAHGVSPEVRQAARQRKLNAVDATCPLVTKVHLEAIKYAREGYTIILIGHEGHDEVIGTMGEAPEAILLVEDEGGVDALQVREGAKLAYLTQTTLSVDDANRIIRRLKQRFPHIESPPKEDICYATQNRQEAVRVLSADADVVIVLGSQNSSNSQRLKELARESGKRAFLADGPQDLSKDDFSPDDHVLITAGASAPESVVQSTIDWLVETFDATVQTSVVREESVKFPLPKPLREFAKQQGELPVVGDSN; encoded by the coding sequence ATGAAAATCACCCTAGCAGCACCCCGCGGTTTTTGCGCCGGCGTCAATATGGCGATCGATTCGCTGGATTTGGCTCTCAAGAAATTTGGGCCGCCGGTCTATGTGTATCACGAGATCGTACACAACCAGTACGTCGTCAACCGATTCAAGGAAGAGGGGGCGGTGTTTGTCGATTCGATCAGCGAAGTTCCCGAGTCCAGCGTGCTGCTGTTTTCCGCTCACGGGGTATCGCCTGAAGTGCGGCAAGCGGCTCGCCAGAGGAAGCTCAACGCGGTTGATGCTACTTGCCCCCTGGTCACCAAGGTCCACCTGGAGGCGATCAAGTATGCCAGGGAAGGGTACACGATCATTCTGATCGGCCACGAGGGACACGACGAAGTGATCGGGACCATGGGAGAGGCCCCCGAAGCGATCTTGTTGGTCGAGGACGAGGGCGGTGTGGATGCGTTGCAGGTTCGCGAGGGTGCCAAACTGGCTTACTTGACCCAGACCACATTGAGTGTCGACGACGCGAACCGGATCATCCGCCGGCTCAAACAACGCTTTCCACACATCGAAAGTCCCCCCAAGGAAGACATCTGTTACGCAACACAGAATCGGCAGGAAGCGGTGCGTGTCTTGTCGGCCGATGCGGACGTCGTGATCGTGTTGGGGAGCCAGAACAGCAGTAACTCTCAGCGACTCAAAGAATTGGCGCGCGAGTCGGGCAAGCGTGCTTTTCTGGCCGATGGCCCGCAAGATCTGAGCAAGGATGATTTCAGTCCAGACGATCATGTCTTGATCACTGCCGGGGCCAGTGCACCCGAGTCCGTCGTGCAATCGACCATCGACTGGTTGGTCGAGACCTTTGACGCGACGGTCCAGACGTCGGTGGTGCGAGAGGAGTCCGTGAAGTTCCCGTTGCCCAAGCCGTTGCGAGAGTTTGCCAAGCAACAGGGTGAGCTGCCCGTGGTGGGCGATTCCAATTGA
- the hpnC gene encoding squalene synthase HpnC, which translates to MTPESPNARVERTAEIIASELACRRLAKSHYENFLVATVLLPRRLRQHFYNIYAFCRTADDAADESASPQIALEKLAQLQSSLDATFAGNPPSKNAIDGKSLETDLFPALHHTIVVHRLDQSPFDDLLSAFRQDQSVNRYESTPQLLDYCRRSANPVGRILLKLADAESCENAALSDSLCTGLQLVNFWQDVARDYREINRVYLPADRMRDSGVSENMLNESTTPAPLRSLLAKLCDEAECYLNAGLPLAENVPKWLANDVRMFAQGGLATAKAIRAIDYDVLRTRPVVSKWGQLVMLAKTMLAKTILGRS; encoded by the coding sequence ATGACTCCGGAATCCCCAAACGCCCGTGTCGAGCGGACCGCCGAGATCATCGCTAGCGAGTTGGCGTGCCGTCGACTCGCCAAATCGCACTACGAAAACTTCCTGGTCGCCACCGTCTTGCTGCCCCGCCGACTCCGTCAGCACTTTTACAACATCTACGCATTCTGCCGCACGGCGGACGATGCCGCCGATGAATCAGCTTCCCCTCAAATCGCCCTGGAAAAACTGGCTCAGCTCCAATCCTCGCTCGACGCGACTTTTGCAGGCAATCCACCCAGCAAAAACGCCATCGACGGGAAATCACTCGAAACGGACCTCTTCCCCGCACTCCATCATACGATCGTCGTCCATCGCCTCGACCAATCACCCTTTGACGACCTGCTGTCCGCGTTTCGCCAAGACCAGTCGGTCAACCGATACGAATCGACGCCTCAATTGCTGGATTATTGCCGCCGCTCAGCCAATCCGGTGGGCCGCATCCTGCTGAAACTCGCCGACGCCGAGAGCTGCGAGAACGCGGCCTTGTCCGATTCTCTTTGCACCGGGCTACAACTCGTCAACTTTTGGCAAGACGTCGCGCGGGATTATCGCGAGATCAATCGTGTCTACCTGCCCGCCGATCGAATGCGAGACTCCGGCGTGTCTGAAAACATGCTCAACGAATCCACCACCCCGGCTCCGTTGCGCAGCTTGCTGGCGAAACTGTGCGACGAAGCAGAATGCTACCTCAATGCCGGATTGCCACTTGCCGAGAACGTCCCCAAGTGGCTTGCCAACGACGTGCGAATGTTCGCCCAGGGCGGACTTGCGACGGCCAAGGCGATCCGGGCAATCGACTACGACGTCTTGCGCACACGTCCCGTGGTCAGCAAATGGGGTCAACTAGTGATGCTGGCCAAGACAATGCTGGCCAAGACAATACTGGGTCGCTCGTGA
- a CDS encoding phytoene/squalene synthase family protein, with protein sequence MSSNKQTLTSYRHVRRISRRSGSNFYRSFWLLPKTKRDSMCALYAFARVTDDLGDCDQPTALRTQWLNWWRQTTALNLIQQSSPQHITLAPGIAEDTSAWPIDLNRHAREILPALRDTVDRFEIPSRYLLEIIDGVLADQQKTRFDTYEQLEHYCYLVASAVGLACLHIWEFREPLPTDAAIDCGLAFQLTNILRDISEDARRGRIYLPRQHYEQHGMCEDDLLKPRADDRLRCLIDDEINRAERLFNSGWRVWDSLSDDGRPMFSMMWRTYRRLLSRIAEDPRAVATKRVRLSASEKLGLVSRHFISPIFRRLPVPPIEVARPKPHIETSPPK encoded by the coding sequence ATGTCATCGAACAAACAAACCCTGACGAGCTACCGACACGTTCGACGAATCTCCCGTCGCAGCGGCAGCAATTTTTACCGATCGTTTTGGCTGCTGCCCAAGACGAAGCGGGATTCGATGTGCGCCCTCTATGCCTTCGCACGCGTGACCGATGACCTGGGAGACTGCGACCAACCCACGGCGCTCCGCACCCAGTGGCTCAACTGGTGGCGTCAAACCACGGCTCTGAATTTGATCCAGCAGTCATCGCCGCAACACATCACACTGGCACCGGGAATCGCCGAAGACACCTCGGCATGGCCGATCGACTTGAACCGACACGCCCGTGAAATCTTGCCCGCACTGCGAGACACGGTCGACCGTTTCGAAATCCCATCACGCTACTTGTTGGAGATCATCGACGGCGTCTTGGCCGACCAACAAAAAACTCGATTCGACACCTACGAACAACTCGAACACTATTGTTACCTGGTTGCCTCCGCCGTCGGACTGGCATGCTTGCACATTTGGGAGTTCCGCGAACCGCTGCCCACCGACGCGGCGATCGATTGCGGCCTCGCTTTTCAGCTCACAAACATTCTGCGTGATATCTCCGAAGACGCGCGTCGCGGCAGAATCTACTTGCCACGTCAGCACTACGAGCAACACGGGATGTGCGAAGACGACTTGCTCAAGCCGCGTGCCGACGACCGACTGCGTTGCCTGATCGATGATGAAATCAACCGCGCCGAACGTCTGTTCAATTCCGGCTGGCGAGTCTGGGACTCGCTCAGCGACGACGGACGTCCGATGTTCAGCATGATGTGGCGGACCTATCGACGTCTGCTGTCTCGGATCGCGGAAGACCCTCGGGCGGTTGCCACCAAACGCGTGCGTTTGTCGGCGAGCGAGAAACTCGGTTTGGTCTCACGCCATTTCATCTCTCCGATTTTCAGACGCCTGCCCGTGCCTCCCATCGAAGTCGCACGACCCAAGCCGCACATCGAGACGTCGCCCCCCAAGTGA